The sequence below is a genomic window from bacterium.
CGCGGCCGGCATCCCGCCCCGCGAGGTCGAGGAGGACTTCGCCCGCACCGACGCCACCGTGTCATTCATCCCGGAGGCGGCACTGCTGGCGCTGCTCGCCGGGAGCGGCTTCGCGGACGTCCGCCGCTTCTTCCAGGCGTTCCTCTTCGGCGGCTGGGTGGCGTGCCGGGCGTAGACGCCCGCGCGTTCACTCCTCCCTGCCGGCCTTCGCCACCCGGGCGTGCCCGCCGCTGCCGGATGCGGTACACTCTCGCCCCTGCGGGACGGCAGGGGCCCCGGCGCGGGACCGAAAGGAGCGGCATGGCCGAGGAGAAGAAGGAGCGGTGGCTCAACTGGCTCGCGCTGACGACGGTGATCTTCGCCGTCTGCGCGACGCTCGCGACGTTCAAGGGCGGCGGGTACTCGACGCGCTCGGTGCTCAGCCAGACGCAGGCCTCCGACCAGTGGGCCTTCTTCCAGGCCAAGAGCATCAAGGGCTACCTCTACGAGATCCAGCGCGAGAAGCTGGAGCTCGAGCGCGAGGTCGCGAAGGTCGGCGCGCGCCCCGAGGTGCTCGCGGCCTACGACCGCATGATCGCGAAGTACGCCGAGAAGACGGCGAAGTACGACAAGGAGAAGGAGGAGATCTCCGCCGCCGCCAAGGGCTTCGAGACGACCCGCGACGAGTCCAAGCGCCACCAGGCGGCCTTCGGGATCGCGGTGATCTGGCTGCAGATCACGATCCTGCTCTCCTCGATCGCCGCGCTGATGAAGAAGCGCCCGCTGTACTTCACGGCCCTGGCGATCGGGGCGGCGGGGCTCGTCGCCTTCGCCAACGGCTTCCTGCTCTTCCTCTAGCGCCGCCGGCGCGGCCGTTTCCCCGCCCTGTCGAATGGGGTACACTCCCTCCGCACGCGAGACTGGGTGAACGAGCGATGACCGACGAGAACGCACCGACGGCGCCGGCCGGAGCCGGGCGCCCCGACGTCGACGCCCTCATGGAGCGCGTCCGCGCCGGCGTGGCGGACAAGCTCGCGCGCGGCGTCTGGACGAAGGAGGAGCTCGACCGCGTCGCGCGCCTGGAGCTGCGGGTGCGCGAGCGGGTCGACTTCGGCCCCGACCCGACCGAGGACCTGGCGCTGCTGCACACGCACTGGGACCCGCTCGGGCCGCCGCGCTTCAGCTCCCACCGCGGGGCCGTCGGCCGGCTGATCGTCCGCGCCAAGGGGCTGCTCTACAAGCTCGTGCGGCCGTTCGCGACCGTCGCGCTCCAGCGCCAGACCGACTTCAACAGCGCGGTCATGCGGCTGCTCACCGGCGCCACGCTCGGCGTGCGGCCGCTCGAGGAGAGCCACGAGGCGCTGCTGCTCAAGCACGACGAGCTCGAGCGCAGCCACCTCGAGCTCAACGCCCGCTGCGGCGAGCTGCTGGCGGAGGTGCGCCGCCTGCAGGCGCGCCTCGAGTCGGTCGAGCGCGCGGGCCTCGCCCCGGAGGCGATCGCCGCGCCGCGCGCGGTCCCGGCCGCCGGTCCCTCGCCGCTCTCGTACCTCGCGTTCGAGGAGAAGCACCGCGGCCCCGGCGAGGCGGTCAAGGAGAAGCAGCGGCTGTACGTGCGCCACTTCGCCGGCGCCCCCGGCCCGGTGCTCGACGCCGGCTGCGGGCGCGGCGAGTTCCTCGAGCTGCTGCGCGAGGCGGGGATCGCCGCCTCGGGCGTGGACGCCGACCCCGAGATGGCGGCGCGCGGCCGGGAGAAGGGCCTCGACATCGCGGTCGGCGATCTCTTCGCGCACCTGGAGCGGCTCCCGGACGGCGCCCTCGGCGGGCTCTTCGCGGCGCAGGTGATCGAGCACCTGACGACGGCGGAGCTGGTCGCCTTCGTGCGCCTGGCCCACGCCAAGCTCGCGCCCGGCGGGCGGCTCGTCGCGGAGACCATCAACCCGACGAGCCTCGCCACCTTCTCCGGCGCCTTCTACCTCGACCTGACGCACACCCGCCCGGTGCACCCCGAGGCGCTGCGGTTCCTCCTCGAGGCGACGGGCTTCACCGCGGTGGAGCTGGAGTTCACCTCGCCGATCCCGGACGCGATGAAGCTGCAGCCGATCGACGTCGCGCACTGGCTGCGCGACGCGGACCGG
It includes:
- a CDS encoding class I SAM-dependent methyltransferase: MTDENAPTAPAGAGRPDVDALMERVRAGVADKLARGVWTKEELDRVARLELRVRERVDFGPDPTEDLALLHTHWDPLGPPRFSSHRGAVGRLIVRAKGLLYKLVRPFATVALQRQTDFNSAVMRLLTGATLGVRPLEESHEALLLKHDELERSHLELNARCGELLAEVRRLQARLESVERAGLAPEAIAAPRAVPAAGPSPLSYLAFEEKHRGPGEAVKEKQRLYVRHFAGAPGPVLDAGCGRGEFLELLREAGIAASGVDADPEMAARGREKGLDIAVGDLFAHLERLPDGALGGLFAAQVIEHLTTAELVAFVRLAHAKLAPGGRLVAETINPTSLATFSGAFYLDLTHTRPVHPEALRFLLEATGFTAVELEFTSPIPDAMKLQPIDVAHWLRDADREFVRLVNDNFGRLNGLVYGPQDYAAVATR
- a CDS encoding DUF4337 domain-containing protein yields the protein MAEEKKERWLNWLALTTVIFAVCATLATFKGGGYSTRSVLSQTQASDQWAFFQAKSIKGYLYEIQREKLELEREVAKVGARPEVLAAYDRMIAKYAEKTAKYDKEKEEISAAAKGFETTRDESKRHQAAFGIAVIWLQITILLSSIAALMKKRPLYFTALAIGAAGLVAFANGFLLFL